In the genome of Anabaena cylindrica PCC 7122, the window AGTTTACGTTGCTACTGGACAGTGGCGAAATCCCCAAACACGACAAGAGCGAGCCATCCTAGTTTGGGGTATCGACCCAGCACAACCGGTATTTAAAACACCTGAAATCAATGAAAATCAGAGTCATCTTAAACAGTTGGATCAAGTTTTGTTCGATCAAGCAGGTCGTCCAGAATATGGGGAAGTGGCAGATATATTTAACAAAACAGGTAACTTTAAGACAGAGCTGAATAACATTGCCATTGATGTGAAAGGCTTATTTATTGATGGTGCTTCCTTTGCTGCCGATGGTAACGTTATTACTAGTGATTCTACCTTTTTACAACTCTTTCCCGCCCATAGACCCGATCAAATTGAAGTTGGCTTAATTCAATTACAGCCAGATGCCGTTCCCGAAGCAGTGCAAGCGCAACTTGTGGCTGAGTTACCCAATGATGTCAAAGTTTTAACTACAGAAGAGTTTGCCCAAATTGAAAAACACTACTGGGAAACTGGTACTAGTATTGGTTTTATCTTTGGTTTAGGTACAGCAGTGGGGTTCATTGTGGGCATTGTCATTGTTTACCAAATCCTTTACTCTGATGTTTCTGACCATTTACCAGAGTACGCCACTCTAAAAGCAATGGGCTACAGCGATCTTTATCTTTTACAAGTCTTACTTCAAGAAGCCATGTTTTTAGCAGTCTTGGGTTTTCTTCCCGGATTCCTGCTTTCAGCTGGTTTATATCAAGTGGCTCAATCTGCCACCATGTTGCCCATTTTCATGAAAATGGAACGAGCGCTCACGGTGTGGATTTTAACTGTAATTATGTGTAGTTTTTCTGGGGCGATCGCTCTACGAAAACTCAGAGATGCCGACCCCGCAGATGTTTTTTAGCTCTTAATTAATACCATGTTACAAACATCTTTACCAGTAAATTTTAACTCGACAGTTTCTATTGTGGAACCCGTGATTGCTGTTCACCAGCTTAATCACTACTTTGGTGGAGGTACACTGCGTAAACAAGTTTTATTTGACATTAATCTAGAGATTAATGCTGGTGAAATCGTGATTATGACTGGCCCCTCTGGCTCAGGCAAAACCACTTTACTCACCTTAATGGGTGGATTGCGTTCTGCCCAAGAAGGTAGCCTGAAAATTTTAGGACAGGAAATTTGTGGAGCTAGTAAACAGCAGTTAACTAAACTTCGTCGTCAGATTGGCTATATTTTTCAGGCGCATAACCTAATGACTTTTCTGACAGCGCAAGAAAATGTCCGGATGTCTCTGGAGTTGCATGAGCAATTTCTCAATCAAGATATCAACGCCAAAGCGATTGCCATGCTAGAAACTGTGGGATTGGGAGAGCGTGTTAATTACTATCCAGAGAATTTATCAGGGGGACAGAAACAACGGGTAGCGATCGCTCGTGCCTTAGTCAGCCATCCTAAAATTGTCTTAGCAGACGAACCTACAGCTGCACTGGATAAAAAATCTGGGCGTGATGTTGTGGAATTAATGCAGAAGTTAGCCAAAGAACAAGACTGTACAATTTTGCTAGTTACCCATGATAACCGTATTCTGGATATTGCTGACCGTATTATTTATATGGAAGATGGTCAGCTGAAAACTGATGGTATCAATGCAAGTTGAACACCAGAACAAGTGACCCTTGCTACAAAGTAGTTTCTCATAACCTAGGTTAGGACAATCTACCACTTCTGTTCAAGTCAGTTCGGGTTGTAGAAAAATTATCATAGCGATCAAAGGTAAACAATCCCAAAATCTTTAGGTTCGCGTCATGCCACTTCCACTCACAACGCCACGTATCGTAAGTAATTCATCCGAACTGATGACAGAATCAAGGTTTTAGATTATCACGAACTCAAGTAAATTAGCGCATTACCTAAAGTTGATGCTTATCTTTAAGATGTTTAGTTGTTGTTAACATAAAATATTCTAACATAAGTAAATAGCTACAGATTGTTTTTAATGTATATGAACACTTCAAACAAATAGCCTCAAATTTTATTCCCTGAATGAATTCAAATAGTTTAGTCAATAAAGTTTTTATGATAGTGGCTCCAAACGAAACCAGAAAATATGTAGTAGTCAAGGGAATTATACCAAAATCATTAAAAATCGAATTCAAGGTTTTTTGTGTGAGAAACAATTTTGAGATGAGTGAAGTATTGGAAATCTTAATTCAACAATGGATACAAACGGGATTACCGATTGATGAATTACCTAGTAATATTCCTGATGAAGAATTGGAAGAAATTAAAGGATACATACCCAAAAATCTTAAAGAGCAATTTAAATTCTGCTGTAAACAGAAACAAATTACAATGCGCTCTATTTTATATGCCCTAATAACAAAATACGTAGAACAAAGCAGTTAAACAAGAATTGTTAGTTCATTAGCAAACATTTACCAAATTTTCACTAAAAACAAAATTCATTTTTAAAGATTATTTTTCAATAAGCTACCCATACCATGAGGATAGAATGTGGGTAGCTTTATTATTTAATGAAATTAATTTGAATCAAAAAATACTTTAACTTTATCCTTAAATTTTAGATATTGACTGGTAGAAAAAATCAAAATTTGGCAATCTTATAAATAACAAGGTTTGCGAATAAATGTAGCTCCTGTAGCAGATAAGCTTTTATAAGCACAATCATCTTTCTTGAGCCAAAAAAAAGGTTGAAAAATGTCAGGATTTCTCAAGTTGGAGTTAATTATTTTAATTCCTGCAAATTCGATTTAACCTACAAAATTGTAGTGTCACAGTTTTAGGCTTAACATTCTACTGTGGGAAAAGAAAATCATTCTGGTTTTTATTCTTCAGTAATTGAAGAAATCATTAGCAGGAAAAATCATGAATACTATTTTAGTGATTGAAGATGAGACAACAACCCGTAACCTGTTTATGAATTACCTGAAATCTCAAGGTTTTTCCACAGTTGGGGCTGAAAATGGGATTGAGGGTATCCAAAGAACACGGGAATGCTTACCAGATTTAGTACTTTGCGATATTCTTATGCCAGGAATTGATGGTTATGATGTTCTCAGTACACTACGGCAAGATCCACTAACAGCAATTGTTCCTGTTATTTTTCTGACTGTTACACTTAGCAAAGCTGAACTCCGTAAAGGCATGAACTTAGGAGCAGATGATTATCTTACTAAGCCTTGTACTCTAGAAGAATTATCAGCAGCAATAACGGCTCAATTAAACAAACAAACAGTACTGAAACAGTGGTATTTAAATCAGCGATCGCCGGTTACGTCAGAATCTACAGATACGACAAATTTTTATCCTCATAGTTCTCGTCTTAGTAAAGTATTCCAATACATTGAGGAGAATTATCATAAGCAAATCAATCTTTCTGATGTAGCTCAAGCAGCAGGCTACTCTCATGCTTACTTAACTCATTTAGTCAAACGTCAAACCCAGCGTTCAGTACGTGATTGGATTGTTGAGCGCCGGATGACAGAAGCACGTTTTTTACTTCTAAATACTGACAAAACCGTGAATCAAATTGCTAATAAAGTGGGATATCCCGATGCTGGTTATTTCATTCGCTTATTCCGTCAAATTCATCAACTTCCTCCAAAAGAATGGCGAAATACATCTCGTATACAACCAGTTATTCCATATATTCCCGCCTTATCTTCCTTGAACTAAAGGCATTTTTCTGAAAGATGATGTCAATTTCCAGACTTTCATATATTTCCTAATTCAACAAAGACAATGCAAAATCTAAGTTCAACTAAATCAAGCTCTCCCTTTTCTACTGGATTACCAGCCTTGTATATCATCGCTTTATTATCAGGTACATCTTTAGGGCTATTTAATCCGTTTATATCCACACTTATGGCTCAATACCAAGTTAGTGATTTGTGGATAGGTGCTAACTCTACAGTCTATTTTCTGATGATAGCTTTAGGAACTCCTTTAGTAGCAAAAATATTGCATCGCATAGGACT includes:
- the devC gene encoding ABC transporter permease DevC, with protein sequence MKLLRKTPLAWRQLMKEKTRLAVAVAGIAFADMLMFIQLGFKSALFDAAVKPHRNLQADLVLINPQLQTLFSVKSFSRERLYQTLGYAGVQSVSSVYVATGQWRNPQTRQERAILVWGIDPAQPVFKTPEINENQSHLKQLDQVLFDQAGRPEYGEVADIFNKTGNFKTELNNIAIDVKGLFIDGASFAADGNVITSDSTFLQLFPAHRPDQIEVGLIQLQPDAVPEAVQAQLVAELPNDVKVLTTEEFAQIEKHYWETGTSIGFIFGLGTAVGFIVGIVIVYQILYSDVSDHLPEYATLKAMGYSDLYLLQVLLQEAMFLAVLGFLPGFLLSAGLYQVAQSATMLPIFMKMERALTVWILTVIMCSFSGAIALRKLRDADPADVF
- a CDS encoding DevA family ABC transporter ATP-binding protein, producing MLQTSLPVNFNSTVSIVEPVIAVHQLNHYFGGGTLRKQVLFDINLEINAGEIVIMTGPSGSGKTTLLTLMGGLRSAQEGSLKILGQEICGASKQQLTKLRRQIGYIFQAHNLMTFLTAQENVRMSLELHEQFLNQDINAKAIAMLETVGLGERVNYYPENLSGGQKQRVAIARALVSHPKIVLADEPTAALDKKSGRDVVELMQKLAKEQDCTILLVTHDNRILDIADRIIYMEDGQLKTDGINAS
- a CDS encoding response regulator transcription factor, translated to MNTILVIEDETTTRNLFMNYLKSQGFSTVGAENGIEGIQRTRECLPDLVLCDILMPGIDGYDVLSTLRQDPLTAIVPVIFLTVTLSKAELRKGMNLGADDYLTKPCTLEELSAAITAQLNKQTVLKQWYLNQRSPVTSESTDTTNFYPHSSRLSKVFQYIEENYHKQINLSDVAQAAGYSHAYLTHLVKRQTQRSVRDWIVERRMTEARFLLLNTDKTVNQIANKVGYPDAGYFIRLFRQIHQLPPKEWRNTSRIQPVIPYIPALSSLN